From Paenibacillus graminis:
TATATAATGTCGAATTTTCAGTTTTTTATTAAATGCGGTCACACAAACGCCAAAAAGCCCTGCAGAGCAAATCTGCAAAGCTGATGTTTTTGCTGTATGGGCTACGCACAATAGGAGCTGGCTGGCTATTCTGTCACCTTGCTCTGATTCGCCACCTCGCGCGCCTTCTCCTGCACCTCTGCCGGTTCCCCGAGATAGAAGCGGCTGATCGGCTTCACATCATCATCCAGCTTATAGACCAGAGGGACGCCGGTCGGCACATTCAGATCCAGCAGCGCCTTCTCGTCGATGTCCTCCATGAATTTGATCAGCGCCCGCAGCGTGTTGCCATGCGCCGAGATCAGCACCCGCTCCTTCTTGCGGATCAGCGGCACGATGCGTTTGCCCCAGAAATCGCCGACACGGTGTACGGTATCCTCCAGGCTCTCGCCGCGCGGAATATCGCCGGGACGGACCTCCTTGTAGCGGATATCGTTCCTGGCATAACGCGGATCATCCGGCTCCAGCATCGGAGGCCGGACGGACAGGCTGCGCCGCCAGATATGCAGCTGCTCTTCGCCGTATTTTACCGCAGTCTCACTCTTGCTCAGTCCCTGCAGCGCTCCGTAATGACGCTCGTTCAGCTTCCAGGATTTCTGTACGGGAATCCACAGCAGGTCCATCTCATCCAGCACATAATTTAATGTCTTGATTGAACGCTTCAGCACTGAAGCAAAAGCCAGATCAAAAGTATAGCCAGCCTCCCTCAGCAGCTTGCCTGCCGCTTTGGCTTCCTCTACCCCCTTCTCTGTCAGATCGGGGTCACTCCAGCCTGTGAACAGATTTTGGCGGTTGTACTCGCTCTCTCCATGGCGTATCAATACGATTTCGTACATACTCTCTCTCCTCCTGCCCATAGTTTCATGATCTCTATTATATCCTACACCCATCATAGGCTTGTTGACTGGGTTCTTCAAGGCCTTGCTTCGGCGGCCCTCCGGTTCCGTTACCGGATCAAAATATTATCCTCCAGCCCCCCGCTTTTACCCGCTTCTGCAACATGTTGCCGCTACCGCTACGATCCGTGTGCTGACAGCCGCCGCAGCACCGCATCCCGCAGCACCCGCGCATGATTATGCTGCTCATCCTTAGCTGCATACAGCAGTGTCACCGTGCTTTCGCTGGCCCAGGCACACAGCCGCTCCATTTCGCCCGCCGCCGGCTCCGATTGCAGCTCTTCCTCATAAAGCACCGCAAACTCCGCAAATCTGTCGGGCTTATGGGCGAACCACTTCCGCAATTCGGGTGACGGTGCGGCCTTCCGCATCCAGCCGTCGAGCTGTGCCGCTTCCTTGGACACACCGCGCGGCCACAGGCGGTCAACCAGCACCCTTATACCGTCCGCCGCCTCCGGCGGGGCGTAGATGCGTTTGATCCGGAGCGCATCCTTACCTGCATCTGATCGCATTGCCCCTGAGCCTGTACTTGTCATTTCATCCGAGCCTGCACCTGTCTTTGCCGCCCCAGGACCCGCCTCTACCGCATCTGATTCGATATTTGACATAAAAGCCCGCCCCCTCTCCCGTCCTTCAGCGCATATGCCGCGCAGCCGTATACTGGAGCTGATTAAGCCGGTGGCCCAAACTGACCTTCAATCCACTTCCGCCCAATCGGCTATATTTCACTGGATAATCCTCCTCGTGTTTAGAGAACGCCTACTTTCATTATAAATAAGTTGCTATCCAATTTGTAGGGAAGTGCTAAACCGATCAGGTGCCGCAGATATATCAAAAAACCGGAAGCCCTGCAAGCCCCGGTCTCTTCTTATATCCATTTGATCAGTCCCGTGGTCCAGCCTCCTGAATCCGCTCAGGACCAATGATCCGTAGTCACACGCCGCTGTGCATCAAGCGTCTCCTACGGTTGCGGAAAATCCCGCTCCTCCGCCTTTACAGCGGTATTGCAGGTCCGCCGTCTTATTATTGTTGTTCATTTCCCCCTTCCAAGCGGCAGTTCACATCGCAGGAAAACAGGTTGCAGCGTAATTACCCCGGCTGGAAAAAACGGAAACAACCGGAGAATCAGCGGATCTCGGACGGACTTTTCCCGGTGTGCTGCTTAAATTGGCGGCTGAAAAAGAAAATATCGCGGTAGCCCAGCGCATCCGCCACCTCGGTCACGTTCATTCCGGCGTACAGCAGCAGATGCTGTGCCCGCTCAATCCGGGTGCGGATCACATAGGACTGAACGGAAGATCCGGTAATCTCCTTGAATTTGATTGAAAAATAACGCGGCGACAGCCCCGCACGTGCCGCCAGATCCTCCACCCGGTGCATCGCTCCGGGATGCTGGCTGACATAGTTGGCTACCTCATGGATGACCTCCGCCAGCTGGTTGCTTACATGGCGTTCCACCGGCATCATCTGATCCTCACGCAGCAGATGAATCATCAGCTGTTTCAGAATGAGCTGGCCTTCCTCCTGTGCCGCGAAGGTCTTCACCAGGAACAGGCGGACATACCGGGCCAGCAGATGCTCGAACTCCACCGTTTCCGACAGCACGCGGTAAGGCTCGGGAATGTCTGTCACATCCTCAGCCACATCGAAATGAATATATGTAAGCACAAGCGGCTTTTGCGGATTATGGGTCGCACTCGTATGATCTCCGGGACGGAACAGGAAGCAGCTCCCTTGGCCCACCTGATAAGGCACCCCTCTGCGCACAACCGTGCCTTCCCCGCTCCAGACATAGAACAAATCATAATTTTGCAGCGGCTTCTCTCTTTTTTGCCATTTCCAGCCCGGTTCGCAGACAATCTTCGCCAGGGCCGGCAGAATCACAAAAGAGGACGGCGATGCATGCAGCATAATGTTCCCCCCTAAAAGTTTTGCGGAAATTCTACGTTCCATACTTCTCATAATACCTTGTCATGTCCTATTTTGCACATCCTCCCAAGCCAGCAGGAGACGATTGACCCCAATTTCCAACTGCCCGCTATCTAAATGGGCGAAAGAAAAGCAGGCTGCCGGCCTGCCCGGCACGACCCGGTACAGCGCTGCGTCCCGGAAATCCGTGCCGCGCTTAAGCGCCGCCGCCCGGAAGGCGGCGAATTCCTCCCTGCTGCGCCGCCAGTGCGCGTAGATATGCAGGCCTGCATCGCCGGGCAGCGGCTCAAACAGCAGACCGAGCCGCTCCGACAGCAGGGAGCGGAAGATGCGGCCACGCTCGCCATAGATGCGCGTCATCCGCCGCAGATGGCGGCTGTAGCCGCCGGTATGCATGAAACGCGCCAGCGCGCGCTGCTCCAATTGTCCTCCAGGCAGCGGCTCATACAGCGCCTTGGCGGCGGTTACCGGCTTGATCAGCAAGGGCGGCAGCACTGCATAGCCCAGCCTTAAGCCGGAGAACATGCTGTTCGAGAAGGAGCCGATGTAGACGACCCGCTCCTCGCGGTCAAGTGCCTTCAGCGGCTCTATGGGCCGCCCGCCCCAGCGGAACTCGCTGTCGTAATCATCCTCTACGATCAGCGCTTCCTGCCGGCGTGCCCATTCCAACAGACGGCGCCGCCGGTCCAGCGGCAGCACCGCGCCAGTGGGAAACTGGCGGCTTGGCGTAACAAACAGCAGCCGGGCCGCCCAATCCTGCGGGACCAGCCCGCTTTCGTCTACCTTGCCCAGCAGCAGCTCTCCCCCGGAAATCTCCACCGCTCTGCGGATGCCGTGAAATCCGGGGTCCTCGACAACAGCAGGGCTTCCGGGCTCCAGCAGCAGCTGCGCCAGAAGGACAATGCCCTGCATGGAGCCGCTGAACAGCACGATGTGCTCCGCTTCCGCCCGGATGCCCCGGGTCACCCGGAGGTGGGCAGCAATGGCCCGCCGCAGGCTTTCTTCCCCTTGGGGCGGGCAATGCCCCTCCAGCAGCCCGCCGCTTTTGCCTCCGGCGTATTTCAGCGCACTCCGCCACTCGGCGTAAGGAAAGTGCTCCATCCGCATTCCCCGGCTCCGAAAGCTGACGAATGCCCCATCCGCTGGTTCATATACGGAGATATGCCGGTTCATAAGCCGGTCTCCCCAGCTGGAGAGCCGTATCCCGGAGTGAGACGCTCCCGGTAAAGAAACAGGGGATGCCGCATCCGAAGCGTTGGAAGCGTCACAAGAAACAGGTATGTTAACACTACCTATGATTCCAGCCTGAACCGCATAATAACCGGCTTCATCAGAATCGGCAGATTCTTGGACCGGCAGGGTCCCCACAGCCTGTGGATCACCGGCTCTATCCGCCGGAGCCCCGGCCATCCCCGCCTCTGCACAGTCAGCACTATCCGCCGGCTCCGTCATCCCCGCTTCAGTAAAGGCTGCATCAGCAGCCGTCTCTGCAGAAGCGGACTCTTTTGTCATAACCGCTTTACCTTCGCCTTCAGCCTCTTGGCCTGCCTCCTTCCGCTCCCCCTCTGCCGGATAAAAACTGCCATCCGCAACATAGGTGCCCCGGCCGGTCTCTGTCCGGATGTAGCCGTCAGCGAGCAGCATATCGTAAACCTGGGATGCCGAACCCCGCGACATCGTGTACAGCTCCGCCAGCTTCCGTGTCGACGGCAATCTTGTACCGCCCGGCAGCGTCCCGTCAAGGATCGCTGCGCGCAGCGCATGGTACAACGCCAGATATTTATAGCGGTGCACCGCCAAGTACCGGTCATATGGCAATGTAAAATTCATGTCCCTACCTCTTCACATTTAAAGTGGACTATAAAAATTAATGTAAACCGGTCCTTTTTTATTGTCAATTCTTCCTCTATTCTTAGGAAACCGTTTGACCCGGAGCATAGGACTCCGCAACTCATGAGAAAAGGAAGTGCCGTTATGCGCAGAAAAGAATTCAAGGTAGAGCAGGAAGAGGAGCTGATCGAGTTTCTGGGCGGAATGAGCTTTGGTTTTCTCGGTACCAGCGATGAGCAGGGGCTGCCGCGTGTGACGCCGCTGAATTTTGTATATATGGAGGGAAACTTCTATTTCCACGGCAGCCATGCCGGAGGCAAAATGAAAAGCATCCGCCGGAATCAGCAGGTATGCTTCACCGTTGCCGACGAATATGCGCTCATTCCCTCCTATTTCAGCGATCCCGAGCTTGCCTGCCCCGCCACCGCCTATTTCAAAAGCGTAACCGCTTATGGACAAGCTGAGCTTGTAGAAGACGCTGCTGAAAAAGCTGCCGTATTTACCCTTTTCATGCAAAAACTTCAGCCGGAAGGCGGTTATGCCCCGATAGATGCCGAAGACCCCAGATACCGTTCACGGTTGAAGGGTGTCGCAGTAGTGCGAATCGTTCCCGAAGAGATTACAGCCAAGTTCAAATTCGGCCAGAATCTGAAGGAAGAAGAACGGACCGCAATTGCACAGGGACTGAAGGACCGAAACGGAGCACGTGACGCCGAAACCATTGCCATGATGGAAAAATACTGCCCCTACCACTCCAATTTAGATTAAACTTGAAAAATTAAGAATACGGGGAAAACACATCTGGAGGAGCGGGTGTGGAGGAGCAATACTCTCCAGATGGGCAGCGGCCGGAAATCCAAACATTCTCTATAGCCACGCTCATTCCCAAACCCGATAAATCGCACGTTCAGCTAATATACTGATAAAAACACCACTAAATCCAGCCCATTCCGCTATGGAGCAGCCTATGTTGGAAAAAGTACCACTAATCCAGCCCATTCCGCTTATATAGAGCAGCCTATGTTGGAAAAAGTACCACTAATCCAGCCCATTCCGCTTATAGAGCAGCCTATGTTGGAAAAAGTACCACTAATTCAGCCCATTCCGCTTATAGAGCAGCCTATGTTGGAAAAAGTACCACTAATCCAGCCCATTCCGCTTATAGAGCAGCCTATGTTGGAAAAAGTACCACTAATCCAGCCCATTCTGCTTATAGAGCAGCCTATGTTGGAAAAAGTACCACTAATTCAGCCCATTCCGCTTATAGAGCAGCCTATGTTGGAAAAAGTACCACTAATTCGGCTGAAAATGGCCATTTGGGATGAATACGCACGAATTAGGTGTACAAATTCCAACTAAACCCTCCTGTATTCCGGATTTCAGCTCATTAGTTTTACTTTTTCCACTTAATAGCTTTAGTTCCTAATAAGCCTTATTAGTTTTAGTTCCAGATGAGCTGTATGGTATTCCCCAAGCTTTCAAGTTCTCCAATTCAACTCATAAAGGTGCTAAAATATACCTATACTACTAGAGAGCGGCGGGATGAACAATGGAGTACCTTTACCGCTATTATGATGAATCTGCAGGACCGTTTCAGAATTTATCCGCTCTGGCGCCAGCGGAAGCTCAGCGTGCTTGATGGCATCCGCCAACAGAGCAAGGGATTTGCCAGCCGGCGGGACCCATGGACCGGAGAGATACACCCGAGGTTCAAGTGTGGGAGAAACCGCCGCAATTTTTCTAAAAGGTTCAGCAAAAAACGTCTTTCACCAGTGACGGCGGAGTATCCCGGTGATATAATGTTAGGCAATGTTAACGTATATCCCAGAAGAATACCGGAAGGATGAAACTGATGAATCCATTGGCTGGACAATTGAATGACAGCATCAAGGCAGGCAATGAACATGTGTACGATATGCTCTCCAATCTGGGCAAAGCGCTTTATTATCCCAAAGAGGGCATTCTGAGCCAATCCGCCGAAGCGGCTGCTCACGCCAAGAAATACAACGCAACCATCGGTATTGCCACCGAAAATGGTGTACCTATGCACCTCGGTGTTATTCAGGATAAGCTCTCCGCTTACAGCCCCAAGGATTTGTACGGCTACGCTCCGCCGGCAGGCAAGCCGGAGCTGCGCACCGTGTGGCGGGAGAAAATGCTTCGTGAGACGCCGTCGCTTGAAGGTAAGTCCTTCGGCACTCCTATCGCTACCAACGCCCTGACCCATGGGCTAAGCATCGTTGCCGACCTGTTCGCCGATCAGGGTGATGCCGTCATCTATCCGGACAAAAACTGGGAGAATTACGAGCTGACCTTCGGCGTCCGCCGTCTCAGCGATACCGTGAACTATCCGCTCTTCACGGAAGATATGAGCTTCAACAGCGAAGGGCTGCTGGATGCCCTGCTGGCCCAGAAGGACCGCGGCAAAGCCATCGTGCTGCTTAACTTCCCGAATAACCCTACGGGCTATACCCCTGGCATCCAGGAAGGCGAAGCGATCGTTGCCGCTATTCTGCGCGCAGCGGAAGAAGGCATCAATGTTGTGGTGGTCAGCGACGATGCTTATTTCGGACTCTTTTTCGAGGATTCACTGAAAGAATCCCTGTTTGGCCGTCTGGCCAACCTGCACCCGCGCGTGCTTGCCGTGAAGATTGACGGAGCGACCAAAGAAGAGTTCGTTTGGGGCTTCCGCGTCGGCTTCATCACCTATGCTTCCGACAGCAAGGAAGTGCTGGCTGCCCTGGAGCAGAAGACAATGGGGATTATCCGCGCTACCATCTCCAGCGGACCGCATCCCTCGCAGACCTTCGTGCTTGATGCGCTCAAATCGCCGGAATTTGCAGAACAGAAGGAAGAGAAGTTTCAGATTATGAAGGGCCGTGCCAACAAAGTGAAGGCACTGCTGGACAGCGGCAAATACGGCGATGAGGTATGGACCTATTATCCGTTCAACTCCGGGTATTTCATGTGTCTGAAGCTGCACACCGTTTCGGCTGACGCCCTGCGTCTGCACCTGATTCATAACTACGGCCTGGGCACCATTGCCCTGGGTGAGACCGACCTGCGCGTGGCCTTCTCCTGTATTGAAGAAGATCAGCTAGAGGATCTGTTCGATATGGTCTATGCAGGAATCCGCGATCTGGAAAAAGCCTGAAGAACAAGCCTTAGACATAGAAGTCAGCTCCCTCACAGCAGGGGCTGACTTTTTTTGCAGGCGGTTATGGCATTGGCCTATACACGTTGTTCCCTCCGCACATAGAATACGGTGTACTCAAGTACAATAACTCACATGCGAAAGGGGAATGAACATGAGCGAAGAAGTTAGAGGCGGATATGGATACCCCGGGTTTACAAGCACTGGCGCGATTCTGGTTCTCTTTATCCTGCTGGTTATCATCAGCCGTTCACTCTTTGTCTAACCGGGAATGAACATCCCGGGAGGGAGCTCCGGCTCTCTCCCACTCACCCGCGTTTTACAGCATTCCCTGTTTCTTGCCTTTGGTCCAAAAAGGAATTTCTTCAATTCCGGAAATAGGTTTAAATATGCTTCAACTATTGAAAAAAGACGCCTTGATGGAGCTGTGTGTGCTCCACTTAAGGCGTCTTTTTTTAGATATCGTCGTCGTCCTGCGCAGATTTGCGGGAAGTCCTGCTTTTGAAGAGGTAGGCCAGCAGCGCACCGGCCAGAAAGGTCCCGATGACCGGCAGAGGCCGCTCGGCTATCCCGGTCAGAAAAGGCAGAGCGGTTAGCACAGCCAGCAGCAAGTGCGCCCGGAAGATGAACTGAATCGTACTGCTTGCCTTGCTGCCCTCCGGCAGCGGATAGACAGTCAGCCAGAACGATTCGCTATGCAGCTTGCGCAGCGCCGATAGCTGTACGCCCATGACCAGCACGAAGAACAAATAGATGCCGGAGCCGGTGTAGCTCTCCCGGTTCCACCAGACCAGCAGCAGCGCCAGAAGGAAGATCCGGATCACGATGCCGAAGATGTCGCCCCGGGCGAAGCTTTTGGTCAGCAGGAAGCGGTAGGCGGTGCTGCGCTTCCAGGCGATGCCCGCGCCCCATTTGGACAAGTAGCGGCGGGTATAGACCCGCTGCTCCCGTCCGGGCACATCCACGAACCAGCCAAGGATCATCAGCGCTCTTGCACCTTGATTGCGCTCGGTGGCTATCAGCCGTTCCCAGGGAACGGTGAGCCGGCCTGGAACAGCCAGCGCCGCCACATAGGCTGCTGCCAGAATAACGATGAAGATCAGCGCCCGGAGCGGAGGCTGCCAGAGCCATGCGGCAATCATCAGGCCGGAAACGGCCCAGCGGAGCAGACTGTAGCCCGCGGAAGCCGGACGGGACAGCATGGCAAGCTCCCGCCACAGGCCGAAGCTTGCCAATATCTTCACCAGAATCAGCACAGCAAACGTGGCAAGCAGCATTTGATGAGAATTATCCGTCCGTATGTACAGAGGCCAGAGTGTAATCAGCACGAAGGCCAGCCGCAGAATTTTCCACACATTCCCGGCCGTCCAGGCGGGAGCGAAATATTCCTTCATCCGGTGGCCCTGCGGAAGCAGAAAGATCGTATCCGGGCTCTGCAGATAGGTCCGGAAGCTGCTATGCGCGGCTGCAGGCAGCAGCAGAACCAGCATGATCCAGCGGATGGGAATGCCCTCAGGGACATCGCGGAGCAGCGAAGTATACCAGGCCGAGAAGATAATCAGCACCAGCAGGAAAACCATCGCTATACCGCTCTGAATGATATAACCAACATAAGGAATGAGGCCTCCCATGAACCGGCTGCGCCGCTGCCGGCGCAGCTCCTTCAAATCCATATCATTTCCCTCCTTGCACCAGTTCGTAGAACAGCTGCTCCAGATTCAATCCCTGCAGCCCGGCAGCCGCAGTCATCTCGGCCAGCGTACCCTGCGCGATCACCTTCCCGCGGTGCAGGACAATGAATCTGTCACAGTAATTCTCAATGGTGGAGAGAATATGGGAGCTTAACAGAATAGAAGCTCCGGTATTCTTCAGCTCCAGCATGAAATCAAGCAGAGAGCGGATGCCCAAAGGGTCCAGCCCCAAAAATGGCTCGTCGATCACATACAGCGCCGGACGAGCCACAAAGGCGCACATAATCATGACCTTCTGCTTCATCCCTTTGGATAAATGAGAGGACAGTGTATCCATTTTATCATCCATATTAAAAAGTGCGGCCAGCCGGCTGCTGCGGGATTCATAATCACTCTGCTCCACGCCGTAAGCCCTGGCGGTAAATTCCACATGCTCGCGTACCGTCATTTCCTCATACAGCAGCGGGGACTCCGGCACAAAGGACAGCGCTCCGTGATAGGCTTCCGGGTCGCTGCTCCGGGTTTTGCCCTGGACAGTGATCTCGCCTTTATGCGGCGACATCAGGCCCAGAATATGCTTCATGGTCGTGCTTTTGCCTGCTCCGTTCAATCCGATCAGCCCGACCATTTCTCCAGGCTGTACCTGAAGGCCGATATCGTGAAGTACCGGCTTGTTCAGGCTGTAACCTCCGCTTAAGCCCGTAATTTGCAATACGGGGGCAGTACTCATTGACCTTCACCTCTCGGGGTTTTGTCTTTCAACCATTTTGGCGCTCCTTTGTTCTTGCGGTTCTTCTCGCGTTCCGCACTGCTGGTGCGCGCTTTGCCTGCAGGAGCACTGCCGCGTGATCCTGCGGCGGGAACCGGGCTGCGGCGCTGCTGGTCGCGCCGCGCATCGAAGCCCGCAGCCGTGCCCGGCTGCGCTGCAGAAGCCCCGGCCGGGGAGGCTGGGCCTCCCGCTGCCGGGGTCCGCGCCTGCAGCTTACCGCTGCGCGCCGCAGGCAAGCCTTCACGCCCGCCGCTGCCGTCACGGCGGCCCGAACCGCTCCCGCCGCGATATTCGCCGCTGCGGGCCTCTTCGGCGGTCAGGGCCTTCCCGCCGACCATTTCCCTCTCCTCCAGCCGGATGTCCAGCTCCTTGGCGAACTTGCGCATGATGAACGTCTGCTGTTCCGTGACCATCGTCACCGACAGCCCGCGTCGTCCCATGCGCCCTGTACGTCCGGCCCGGTGCACATAATGCTCCGAGTCGAAAGCCGGATCGAAGCTGACGACCAGCGTCAGATTCTCGATATCGAGACCCCGGGCTGCCACATCACTGGCCACCAGCACGCGGAAGCGGCCGTCGCGGAAACGGGCCAGCACATTGCTGCGCGTCACCTTATCGGCATCGCCATAGAGCGCTGCTGCCGTAAGCCCCAGATGGTTCAGCTTGGCGGTCACCTCAGCGATATCGTCGGTAGCATTGACGAACACAATGGCCCGCTCCGGATTGTAATGACGGATCACCCGGCGCAGCATATCTATCTTATTCCGTTCCTCGGTCACCACGTAGTGATGCTCAAGGCTCTGGGCAGTCATGATCCCCGGATCAATGCCGACCTCTGCCGGATTCTTCATCTCGCGTGCTGCAAGCGCCTTCGTCTCCGGCCCGATGGTTGCCGACAGCATGACCAATTGACGCGTGCGCAGCGCACTGCTGACGATCTTCGCCACCTCGCCCGCACCGCTGAGCTGGAACATCTGGTCCGCTTCATCGATGACAATCGTGGTCACTTCATGCATCTTCAGCTTGCGCAGCCCGATCAGCTCCCGGATGCGGCCGGGAGTGCCCACTACAAGCTGCGGATGCTCGCGCAGCTTATCGATCTGCCGCTTGATCGCCGCGCCGCCGATCAGGCCCATCGCTTTGATGCCGCGGTGGGCTCCATAACGCTCCGCCTCGCGGAGAATCTGCATCGCCAGCTCTTGCGTAGGGGCCAGCACCAGCTTCTGCACCACTTTCTGCTCTGGATTGATCCCCTGGAGCAGCGGCAGCAGATAAGCCAGCGTCTTGCCGGTTCCTGTCTGGGATGCGGCAAGCACGTCTCTTCCCGCCAGCAGCAGCGGAATCGTCTCCTCCTGAACAGGGGATGGATCTTGAATGCCGAATTCCGACAATCGGGCAACGAAGTCTTCCTGAATGCCGATAGCCGCAAAAGAAGCTTTATTCATAATTGTAGTTCATCCTTTTCCCTTAAGATAATATGTTCATTATATGCCAAAAAGGCCTCTCCACCAAATGGAAGGCCGCTTGATCGTGTTACGCAGTGATATAATGATGCTTTGTCCTTGATCTGCCGGCTATTTCCGGTTCATCATGTTATAGGTGAGCTTATCCGCGAGCCGGGGGAACAGGCCATAGAGGCGGATGCCAATCGCTGCGAAGCCCGGAAGATCCATCTCCTCTTTGC
This genomic window contains:
- the gpmA gene encoding 2,3-diphosphoglycerate-dependent phosphoglycerate mutase; this translates as MYEIVLIRHGESEYNRQNLFTGWSDPDLTEKGVEEAKAAGKLLREAGYTFDLAFASVLKRSIKTLNYVLDEMDLLWIPVQKSWKLNERHYGALQGLSKSETAVKYGEEQLHIWRRSLSVRPPMLEPDDPRYARNDIRYKEVRPGDIPRGESLEDTVHRVGDFWGKRIVPLIRKKERVLISAHGNTLRALIKFMEDIDEKALLDLNVPTGVPLVYKLDDDVKPISRFYLGEPAEVQEKAREVANQSKVTE
- a CDS encoding DUF488 domain-containing protein gives rise to the protein MRSDAGKDALRIKRIYAPPEAADGIRVLVDRLWPRGVSKEAAQLDGWMRKAAPSPELRKWFAHKPDRFAEFAVLYEEELQSEPAAGEMERLCAWASESTVTLLYAAKDEQHNHARVLRDAVLRRLSAHGS
- a CDS encoding helix-turn-helix domain-containing protein, whose product is MLHASPSSFVILPALAKIVCEPGWKWQKREKPLQNYDLFYVWSGEGTVVRRGVPYQVGQGSCFLFRPGDHTSATHNPQKPLVLTYIHFDVAEDVTDIPEPYRVLSETVEFEHLLARYVRLFLVKTFAAQEEGQLILKQLMIHLLREDQMMPVERHVSNQLAEVIHEVANYVSQHPGAMHRVEDLAARAGLSPRYFSIKFKEITGSSVQSYVIRTRIERAQHLLLYAGMNVTEVADALGYRDIFFFSRQFKQHTGKSPSEIR
- a CDS encoding PLP-dependent aminotransferase family protein, which translates into the protein MNFTLPYDRYLAVHRYKYLALYHALRAAILDGTLPGGTRLPSTRKLAELYTMSRGSASQVYDMLLADGYIRTETGRGTYVADGSFYPAEGERKEAGQEAEGEGKAVMTKESASAETAADAAFTEAGMTEPADSADCAEAGMAGAPADRAGDPQAVGTLPVQESADSDEAGYYAVQAGIIGSVNIPVSCDASNASDAASPVSLPGASHSGIRLSSWGDRLMNRHISVYEPADGAFVSFRSRGMRMEHFPYAEWRSALKYAGGKSGGLLEGHCPPQGEESLRRAIAAHLRVTRGIRAEAEHIVLFSGSMQGIVLLAQLLLEPGSPAVVEDPGFHGIRRAVEISGGELLLGKVDESGLVPQDWAARLLFVTPSRQFPTGAVLPLDRRRRLLEWARRQEALIVEDDYDSEFRWGGRPIEPLKALDREERVVYIGSFSNSMFSGLRLGYAVLPPLLIKPVTAAKALYEPLPGGQLEQRALARFMHTGGYSRHLRRMTRIYGERGRIFRSLLSERLGLLFEPLPGDAGLHIYAHWRRSREEFAAFRAAALKRGTDFRDAALYRVVPGRPAACFSFAHLDSGQLEIGVNRLLLAWEDVQNRT
- a CDS encoding pyridoxamine 5'-phosphate oxidase family protein, with product MRRKEFKVEQEEELIEFLGGMSFGFLGTSDEQGLPRVTPLNFVYMEGNFYFHGSHAGGKMKSIRRNQQVCFTVADEYALIPSYFSDPELACPATAYFKSVTAYGQAELVEDAAEKAAVFTLFMQKLQPEGGYAPIDAEDPRYRSRLKGVAVVRIVPEEITAKFKFGQNLKEEERTAIAQGLKDRNGARDAETIAMMEKYCPYHSNLD
- a CDS encoding aminotransferase class I/II-fold pyridoxal phosphate-dependent enzyme, yielding MNPLAGQLNDSIKAGNEHVYDMLSNLGKALYYPKEGILSQSAEAAAHAKKYNATIGIATENGVPMHLGVIQDKLSAYSPKDLYGYAPPAGKPELRTVWREKMLRETPSLEGKSFGTPIATNALTHGLSIVADLFADQGDAVIYPDKNWENYELTFGVRRLSDTVNYPLFTEDMSFNSEGLLDALLAQKDRGKAIVLLNFPNNPTGYTPGIQEGEAIVAAILRAAEEGINVVVVSDDAYFGLFFEDSLKESLFGRLANLHPRVLAVKIDGATKEEFVWGFRVGFITYASDSKEVLAALEQKTMGIIRATISSGPHPSQTFVLDALKSPEFAEQKEEKFQIMKGRANKVKALLDSGKYGDEVWTYYPFNSGYFMCLKLHTVSADALRLHLIHNYGLGTIALGETDLRVAFSCIEEDQLEDLFDMVYAGIRDLEKA
- a CDS encoding ABC transporter permease — encoded protein: MDLKELRRQRRSRFMGGLIPYVGYIIQSGIAMVFLLVLIIFSAWYTSLLRDVPEGIPIRWIMLVLLLPAAAHSSFRTYLQSPDTIFLLPQGHRMKEYFAPAWTAGNVWKILRLAFVLITLWPLYIRTDNSHQMLLATFAVLILVKILASFGLWRELAMLSRPASAGYSLLRWAVSGLMIAAWLWQPPLRALIFIVILAAAYVAALAVPGRLTVPWERLIATERNQGARALMILGWFVDVPGREQRVYTRRYLSKWGAGIAWKRSTAYRFLLTKSFARGDIFGIVIRIFLLALLLVWWNRESYTGSGIYLFFVLVMGVQLSALRKLHSESFWLTVYPLPEGSKASSTIQFIFRAHLLLAVLTALPFLTGIAERPLPVIGTFLAGALLAYLFKSRTSRKSAQDDDDI
- a CDS encoding ABC transporter ATP-binding protein — its product is MSTAPVLQITGLSGGYSLNKPVLHDIGLQVQPGEMVGLIGLNGAGKSTTMKHILGLMSPHKGEITVQGKTRSSDPEAYHGALSFVPESPLLYEEMTVREHVEFTARAYGVEQSDYESRSSRLAALFNMDDKMDTLSSHLSKGMKQKVMIMCAFVARPALYVIDEPFLGLDPLGIRSLLDFMLELKNTGASILLSSHILSTIENYCDRFIVLHRGKVIAQGTLAEMTAAAGLQGLNLEQLFYELVQGGK
- a CDS encoding DEAD/DEAH box helicase; amino-acid sequence: MNKASFAAIGIQEDFVARLSEFGIQDPSPVQEETIPLLLAGRDVLAASQTGTGKTLAYLLPLLQGINPEQKVVQKLVLAPTQELAMQILREAERYGAHRGIKAMGLIGGAAIKRQIDKLREHPQLVVGTPGRIRELIGLRKLKMHEVTTIVIDEADQMFQLSGAGEVAKIVSSALRTRQLVMLSATIGPETKALAAREMKNPAEVGIDPGIMTAQSLEHHYVVTEERNKIDMLRRVIRHYNPERAIVFVNATDDIAEVTAKLNHLGLTAAALYGDADKVTRSNVLARFRDGRFRVLVASDVAARGLDIENLTLVVSFDPAFDSEHYVHRAGRTGRMGRRGLSVTMVTEQQTFIMRKFAKELDIRLEEREMVGGKALTAEEARSGEYRGGSGSGRRDGSGGREGLPAARSGKLQARTPAAGGPASPAGASAAQPGTAAGFDARRDQQRRSPVPAAGSRGSAPAGKARTSSAEREKNRKNKGAPKWLKDKTPRGEGQ